A single Vibrio sp. YMD68 DNA region contains:
- the trpR gene encoding trp operon repressor — MSLEPQYRDWQQLMDLIKHAADTEQHELLLTMLMTPDERDALLARANIVCELLKGEISQRQVSQMLGVGVATITRGSNELKAKSDDEKAQIAKLLLK, encoded by the coding sequence ATGTCATTAGAACCTCAATATCGAGATTGGCAACAATTAATGGATTTAATTAAGCATGCAGCAGACACCGAGCAACATGAGCTGCTGTTGACAATGTTAATGACACCCGATGAAAGAGACGCGCTACTGGCACGTGCAAATATTGTTTGTGAGCTATTGAAAGGTGAAATATCGCAACGTCAAGTGAGCCAAATGTTGGGGGTTGGTGTGGCGACGATTACTCGAGGTTCTAATGAACTCAAAGCAAAATCCGATGATGAAAAAGCTCAGATAGCCAAATTGCTTTTGAAATAA
- the yjjX gene encoding inosine/xanthosine triphosphatase: MSNVVIASLNPAKINAVKSAFSDTFPNVAFEFMGVSVPSEVDDQPMSNHETHLGALNRVKNAKQVQANADYYVGLEAGIENNMTFAWMVVESQSQRGESRSASLMLPPKVLTKLQDANELGDVMDDVFGTQNIKQQGGAIGLLTHNQLSRSRVYHQALVLALIPFINPNHFPDSL; the protein is encoded by the coding sequence ATCAGCAACGTTGTCATAGCTTCGCTTAACCCAGCGAAGATTAATGCCGTTAAAAGTGCCTTTAGTGACACATTTCCCAACGTGGCGTTTGAATTTATGGGCGTGTCGGTTCCTAGTGAGGTCGATGATCAACCGATGTCAAACCATGAAACTCACCTAGGCGCACTCAACCGGGTAAAAAATGCCAAACAGGTTCAAGCAAACGCAGACTATTATGTAGGACTAGAGGCTGGGATAGAAAACAACATGACATTTGCTTGGATGGTCGTTGAATCACAGTCTCAGCGAGGAGAATCTCGCTCGGCAAGCTTAATGTTACCTCCAAAAGTCCTAACAAAGCTTCAAGACGCCAATGAGCTGGGCGATGTTATGGATGATGTGTTTGGAACTCAAAACATTAAGCAACAAGGTGGGGCAATTGGCCTACTGACACACAATCAACTAAGTCGAAGCCGCGTGTATCATCAAGCCTTAGTCTTAGCGCTGATCCCATTTATCAATCCAAACCACTTCCCTGATAGTTTATAG